In a single window of the Oryctolagus cuniculus chromosome 9, mOryCun1.1, whole genome shotgun sequence genome:
- the LOC138843814 gene encoding uncharacterized protein: MCTLLCLRYHVRYRHVSTLTTFPNQTARKEKWQLNTSGNYQCSWAAPETPGGTTWLRHHPTHWLPTPSTLQDSHIRTSKQEPEPRALRPLPESRPRPPAALRGQMRESACPHPPSAPAARGRPESAAPGTAPQAGTARSARPGPAEAGRGRRRAPQAAGGETDPSAAPRTRRPAPASPTTQSQADPLTPGPPPPPPPPPPYLLLAIVDAHPALLDHQGLIKLQEAAGPHEAVHGRR; the protein is encoded by the exons ATGTGCACACTGCTATGTCTTCGGTACCACGTGAGGTACCGACATGTGAGCACACTGACAACGTTCCCGAACCAGACGGCCAGGAAGGAGAAGTGGCAGCTCAACACTTCCGGAAACTACCAGTGTTCGTGG GCAGCTCCGGAGACGCCTGGGGGCACCACCTGGCTACGTCACCACCCAACACACTGGCTCCCAACTCCGTCCACCCTACAGGACTCACACATCAGAACCAGCAAACAAGAACCCGAGCCGCGGGCCCTGCGGCCTCTTCCGGAATCCCGTCCCAGGCCACCCGCCGCTCTGCGGGGACAGATGCGGGAGTCGGCGTGCCCGCACCCACCGTCAGCACCGGCGGCACGGGGCCGACCCGAGAGCGCGGCCCCGGGAACCGCTCCGCAGGCGGGCACCGCGCGGTCGGCTCGGCCCGgcccagcagaggcaggcagaggcaggcgcCGAGCGCCCCAGGCCGCCGGCGGAGAGACCGACCCGAGCGCCGCGCCCCGCACGCGCAGGCCCGCCCCGGCCTCGCCAACGACCCAGAGCCAGGCCGACCCGCTCACGccgggcccgccgccgccgccgccgccgccgccgccatacCTTCTCCTCGCCATCGTAGATGCGCACCCCGCGCTGCTGGATCACCAGGGTCTCATTAAGCTCCAGGAGGCCGCTGGTCCACACGAAGCGGTCCATGGCCGACGCTAA